The Muricauda sp. SCSIO 65647 genome includes a region encoding these proteins:
- a CDS encoding class I SAM-dependent methyltransferase — protein MKSYLRTKDFSVSNELFDLLHDEASDMLITSPQPENISAYYNSESYISHSDSKKTIFDKLYFLVKGRMLSKKVKWVEKWCGKKTSLLDIGAGSGDFVKEAQKGGGSVMGVEPSEFARKRAMEKGISLVADIKALEERKFEGITLWHVLEHLPELESQIETISKLLGANGTLFVAVPNFRSFDAKYYGAFWAGYDVPRHLWHFSQKSIADLFAKQNMKVAKTIAMPFDAFYVSMLSEKYKGNSFWWFAFFWVGLWSNLKAYFSGEYSSLIYVLQRNKTI, from the coding sequence ATGAAGTCTTATTTAAGGACTAAAGATTTTTCAGTCTCGAACGAGCTGTTCGATTTGTTGCACGATGAGGCATCTGATATGTTGATTACAAGTCCGCAGCCTGAAAATATTTCCGCCTACTACAATAGTGAATCCTATATTTCCCATTCAGACAGCAAAAAGACAATTTTCGATAAGCTATATTTCTTGGTCAAGGGCCGCATGCTTTCAAAAAAGGTCAAATGGGTCGAAAAGTGGTGCGGGAAGAAAACATCGTTGCTCGACATCGGAGCCGGATCTGGTGATTTTGTAAAGGAAGCCCAAAAAGGTGGTGGGTCGGTAATGGGAGTAGAGCCCAGTGAATTTGCCAGAAAAAGAGCAATGGAAAAAGGAATTTCACTGGTCGCTGATATAAAGGCTCTTGAAGAAAGAAAGTTTGAGGGCATAACCCTGTGGCACGTATTGGAGCATCTTCCCGAGCTGGAATCCCAGATCGAAACGATTTCAAAATTATTGGGGGCCAACGGAACCCTTTTTGTTGCCGTGCCCAATTTCAGATCGTTTGATGCAAAATATTATGGAGCGTTTTGGGCAGGATATGACGTGCCAAGGCACCTATGGCATTTTTCGCAAAAATCAATAGCTGACCTTTTTGCCAAACAGAACATGAAAGTGGCCAAGACCATTGCCATGCCCTTTGACGCTTTTTATGTTTCCATGCTCTCAGAAAAGTACAAAGGAAATTCTTTTTGGTGGTTTGCTTTTTTCTGGGTTGGGCTATGGTCAAACCTGAAAGCTTACTTTTCAGGGGAGTATTCTTCACTGATTTACGTTTTGCAGCGAAACAAAACCATTTAA
- a CDS encoding OmpH family outer membrane protein produces MKKLAIGLFVILAAACQQQKIGYVNTVELLDGYQEKIDVETRFNTKRSAFTKKRDSISQAFQLELQDFQTKAQKMSQKNAQEEYNLLQQRGQFVGQQLQQEEQQLQQTSQTEIDSIVSKVKNEIKAFGKANGYAYILSGGDGGAVLYGNDADDLTDKVLKILNDKYKK; encoded by the coding sequence ATGAAAAAATTAGCCATAGGCCTTTTCGTGATTTTGGCAGCTGCCTGCCAGCAACAAAAAATTGGTTATGTCAATACCGTCGAATTGCTTGATGGATACCAAGAAAAAATTGATGTCGAGACACGTTTCAATACCAAGCGGAGCGCATTCACCAAAAAACGTGATAGCATCTCGCAGGCCTTTCAGCTAGAATTGCAAGATTTTCAGACAAAGGCCCAAAAGATGTCACAAAAGAACGCCCAAGAAGAATACAATCTCTTGCAACAAAGAGGTCAGTTTGTAGGGCAGCAATTGCAACAAGAAGAGCAGCAACTGCAGCAGACGAGCCAGACAGAGATCGATAGCATTGTCAGCAAGGTCAAAAATGAGATCAAGGCTTTCGGCAAGGCAAACGGCTATGCCTATATCTTGAGCGGCGGTGATGGAGGTGCCGTGCTTTATGGTAATGATGCCGATGACTTGACCGATAAGGTGCTAAAGATTCTGAACGATAAATACAAGAAGTAA
- a CDS encoding DUF4175 family protein — MGSYHKILDKLNGFVSKYYRKLLVKGLLLFFAFGLLFFLAALSLEYFLWMGSTARLLVLVMVVVFEAFLLYRFILTPLFYLFRIKKGISNKEASLLIGKHFPLVDDKLYNLLELAEDEERSELLLASIEQRSHQLDTVPFVQAIDFKENLKYAKYGLIPLVLIALIGLTGNLKSFFGSYERVVNYDLAYEPPAPFQFQLLNDELRVFDDQPLLVQMMTEGKIQPEDVYIVVDGQQWLLQKTEGVFEHRFAAPVKAAEFYFSANGYRSRAYTIISLPTPSLQDFELHLQYPTYTGRTPEVLKGTGNATIPEGTETIWKITGKNTERIDLHLADTLLAFGRNGDAFSLGKRIYKNLDYGLSTSNENVKNHEFLEYSFKVVRDASPQIKVEQAFDSLNLNESYYSGQVSDDYLVDKIRVVCSPKENPEQVQRLVLQRPKSNVQQFFYTFPSGLDVEPGNEYQLVFEVVDNDGLRGGKIAKSQVFSTILYSDNELKNKDLEFQESVLDNFDKSLEKLREQKSELEKINEKQKEQKGLDFNDKNQIKNFLRKQQQQEDMMQKFSKQLKESLDKQEKDDALNELLKERLERQEMEAKKNAKLLEELNKIADKIEEDDLKKRLEELSKQQGKNQRNLEQLLELTKRYYVTEKASQLAQELAKLAERQEMLSELKLGEDFSNKEQEKLNEDFEKLSEELDELQKDNQDLKKPLDLEIDENKQEGVKQDQQDALEEINKHQGMEESSQDQERQNAQNNASQKQKSAAQKMKEMSESLQQGASMGGGSSITEDAEMLRQILDNLVIFSFKQESLFDRVEQANIDVSNFSETVREQKELRNLFEHVDDSLFALSLRRAELSEFVNEQVTEVYYNIDKSLESIAENQVYQGAAYQQYVINAGNALADFLANILDNMQMSMQQGSGSGQSGSDFQLPDIIQGQGQLNEKMGQMGQSGKGEQESQSGEKSDGQQEGHGEKEGGKKGNQEGQNGKDGKDGKNGGDGENGQNGQSGDGMSEEELKEIYEIYKQQQLIRQQLEQQLQDMINKSDRDLAKKLVQQMENFENDLLENGITRRTMNKANYIQHQLLKLENATLKQGEKKERESTTNTDRYKTPILTKPELFKNNEQEIEILNRQALPLRQEYRRKVREYFKND, encoded by the coding sequence TTGGGCAGTTACCATAAGATACTTGACAAGCTGAACGGCTTCGTTTCAAAATACTACCGCAAACTATTGGTAAAGGGCCTACTGTTGTTTTTTGCATTCGGACTGCTCTTCTTCTTGGCCGCACTTTCTTTGGAGTATTTTCTGTGGATGGGTTCTACGGCACGATTGCTAGTATTGGTCATGGTCGTGGTTTTTGAGGCCTTCTTGCTCTATCGTTTCATTCTTACGCCCCTGTTTTATCTGTTTCGGATTAAGAAAGGCATCTCAAACAAAGAAGCCTCATTGCTCATCGGAAAACACTTTCCGCTTGTCGATGATAAGCTTTATAATCTGCTCGAACTCGCCGAAGATGAGGAAAGATCTGAATTGTTGCTGGCCAGTATCGAGCAACGTTCGCACCAGCTCGACACCGTGCCCTTTGTGCAGGCCATAGATTTCAAGGAAAACCTCAAGTATGCGAAATACGGACTCATTCCCTTGGTGCTCATTGCCCTCATCGGGTTGACGGGCAATCTCAAATCGTTTTTTGGCTCTTACGAGCGCGTCGTCAATTATGATTTGGCCTATGAGCCGCCCGCTCCGTTTCAATTTCAATTGCTGAACGATGAGCTCAGGGTGTTTGATGACCAGCCCTTGTTGGTACAGATGATGACAGAGGGGAAGATTCAGCCCGAAGATGTGTACATCGTGGTCGATGGCCAACAATGGTTGCTGCAAAAAACGGAGGGGGTCTTCGAACACCGGTTCGCGGCCCCGGTAAAGGCGGCCGAGTTTTATTTTTCGGCCAACGGATATCGCTCGCGAGCCTATACCATCATCAGCCTGCCGACCCCTTCGTTACAAGATTTTGAGCTGCACCTTCAGTACCCTACTTATACGGGCAGAACACCAGAGGTCTTGAAGGGAACGGGCAATGCAACAATTCCCGAGGGCACCGAGACCATTTGGAAGATTACGGGAAAGAACACCGAACGCATTGACCTTCATTTGGCCGATACGCTGTTGGCCTTTGGGCGTAACGGCGATGCTTTTTCATTGGGCAAACGCATTTACAAGAATCTTGATTATGGCCTTTCGACCAGCAATGAAAATGTCAAGAACCACGAGTTTTTGGAGTATAGCTTCAAAGTAGTGCGCGATGCAAGTCCACAAATAAAGGTTGAACAGGCCTTTGATTCGCTAAACCTTAATGAATCGTATTATTCAGGTCAAGTGTCAGACGATTATCTGGTCGATAAGATTCGGGTGGTTTGCTCCCCAAAAGAAAATCCCGAGCAAGTACAAAGACTGGTACTGCAACGGCCCAAGAGCAATGTGCAACAGTTTTTTTACACCTTCCCTTCAGGATTGGACGTTGAGCCCGGCAATGAGTACCAATTGGTATTTGAAGTGGTCGACAATGATGGGTTACGAGGGGGAAAAATCGCCAAGAGCCAAGTGTTCAGTACCATACTGTATTCTGATAATGAACTGAAAAACAAAGACTTGGAGTTTCAGGAGTCGGTTTTGGACAATTTTGACAAATCCCTTGAAAAACTTCGGGAGCAAAAGAGCGAGCTAGAAAAGATCAACGAAAAACAGAAAGAGCAAAAGGGCCTGGACTTCAATGACAAGAACCAGATCAAGAACTTTTTACGCAAACAGCAGCAGCAAGAAGACATGATGCAAAAGTTCAGTAAACAGCTCAAAGAAAGTCTTGACAAGCAAGAAAAAGATGATGCGCTGAACGAGTTGCTGAAAGAGCGATTGGAGCGTCAGGAAATGGAGGCCAAAAAGAACGCCAAACTGCTCGAAGAGCTGAACAAAATAGCCGACAAGATAGAGGAAGACGACCTCAAAAAGCGTCTTGAAGAACTCAGCAAGCAGCAGGGCAAGAACCAGCGTAACCTCGAACAGCTTTTAGAGCTCACCAAAAGGTACTATGTGACCGAAAAGGCTTCACAATTGGCACAGGAGTTGGCAAAGCTTGCAGAGCGTCAAGAGATGCTTTCTGAATTGAAATTGGGAGAAGATTTTTCCAATAAGGAACAAGAGAAGCTGAATGAAGACTTTGAAAAGCTGAGTGAAGAGTTGGACGAATTGCAAAAAGACAACCAAGACCTGAAAAAGCCCCTAGACCTTGAGATTGACGAGAACAAGCAAGAAGGGGTCAAACAAGACCAGCAAGACGCCTTGGAAGAGATCAACAAGCACCAGGGCATGGAAGAATCGTCTCAAGACCAGGAGCGGCAGAACGCCCAGAACAATGCCTCACAAAAGCAAAAGTCGGCGGCACAGAAGATGAAGGAGATGAGCGAGAGCCTGCAGCAGGGCGCCTCGATGGGCGGTGGTTCGTCAATCACTGAAGATGCTGAAATGCTACGACAGATACTTGATAATCTGGTGATATTCTCCTTTAAACAAGAAAGCCTTTTTGATCGTGTTGAACAGGCGAATATTGATGTCTCCAATTTCTCTGAAACGGTACGCGAACAAAAAGAACTGCGAAACCTTTTTGAGCATGTTGATGATAGCCTTTTTGCCTTATCGCTGCGCCGTGCAGAACTATCTGAATTTGTGAACGAACAGGTCACCGAGGTATACTATAACATTGACAAGTCGTTAGAGAGCATTGCAGAGAACCAAGTATATCAAGGGGCCGCCTATCAACAGTATGTCATCAATGCCGGTAATGCGCTGGCTGATTTTTTGGCCAATATCTTGGACAATATGCAGATGAGCATGCAGCAAGGCAGTGGTTCCGGACAAAGCGGCAGTGACTTTCAATTACCCGATATCATTCAGGGCCAAGGGCAATTAAATGAAAAGATGGGGCAAATGGGCCAATCGGGCAAGGGAGAACAAGAGTCGCAATCTGGGGAAAAAAGCGATGGGCAACAAGAGGGCCACGGAGAAAAAGAAGGGGGCAAGAAAGGAAACCAAGAAGGTCAAAACGGAAAGGATGGCAAAGACGGCAAGAACGGGGGGGATGGAGAAAATGGCCAGAACGGGCAATCGGGCGATGGCATGAGTGAAGAAGAGCTGAAAGAGATTTATGAAATATACAAGCAACAACAGTTGATACGACAGCAGCTAGAGCAACAGTTGCAAGACATGATCAACAAATCTGACCGGGATCTGGCCAAGAAATTGGTACAGCAAATGGAGAATTTTGAGAATGACCTATTAGAAAACGGTATCACAAGGCGAACGATGAACAAGGCAAATTATATTCAGCACCAGTTGTTGAAATTAGAGAACGCCACCTTGAAACAGGGCGAAAAAAAGGAACGGGAGAGCACCACAAATACCGACCGCTATAAGACCCCCATTTTGACCAAGCCAGAACTGTTCAAGAACAACGAACAGGAAATCGAGATTTTAAACCGACAAGCCTTACCTTTGCGGCAAGAATACCGTAGAAAGGTACGGGAGTATTTCAAAAATGATTGA
- the ybeY gene encoding rRNA maturation RNase YbeY — protein sequence MIDFHFENDFQLDKDKYSDWLSRVIRSEGFQLGDLAYVFCDDEYLWNINMQYLNHDTYTDIITFDYSSGKLIAGDIFISVERVDDNAADHKVGFENELQRVMCHGVLHLMGYNDKKEDEVRVMRRKEDEMIKMFHVEQ from the coding sequence ATGATTGACTTCCATTTTGAGAATGACTTTCAACTTGATAAAGACAAGTATTCCGATTGGTTGAGTAGGGTAATTAGATCGGAGGGATTTCAATTGGGAGATTTGGCATACGTTTTCTGCGATGATGAGTACCTCTGGAACATCAATATGCAGTATTTGAACCATGACACCTACACTGACATTATCACTTTTGATTACTCCTCTGGTAAATTGATAGCGGGCGACATTTTCATCTCTGTTGAGCGGGTCGACGACAATGCGGCAGACCATAAGGTCGGTTTTGAGAATGAGCTACAGCGCGTGATGTGTCATGGGGTATTGCACCTTATGGGCTATAATGACAAGAAGGAAGATGAGGTGCGTGTGATGCGCCGCAAAGAAGACGAAATGATCAAGATGTTCCACGTGGAACAATAG
- a CDS encoding DoxX family protein, which translates to MHLHFFENATETILLVFIIIVFLQSGIDKVTDWGGNLSWLKGHFSKSPFKNSVPLLLGIITVMELAAGLLSLVGSVHLLLHDNGGFAFYGALLACISLLMLLLGQRVAKDYEGAKTIVIYLVPAAFLLFLLQ; encoded by the coding sequence ATGCACCTACACTTTTTTGAAAATGCCACAGAGACCATTTTGCTTGTTTTCATCATCATCGTCTTTCTACAAAGTGGAATCGATAAGGTAACGGATTGGGGAGGGAATCTTTCGTGGCTGAAAGGGCATTTTTCCAAATCGCCCTTCAAAAACAGTGTTCCTTTGTTATTGGGCATCATCACGGTCATGGAACTTGCTGCCGGTCTTTTGTCACTTGTAGGATCGGTGCACCTTTTGTTGCACGATAACGGAGGTTTTGCTTTCTACGGGGCACTTTTGGCCTGTATCTCGCTATTGATGCTCTTACTTGGGCAACGAGTGGCCAAAGATTACGAGGGGGCCAAAACGATTGTCATTTACCTCGTGCCCGCTGCTTTTCTGTTGTTTTTGTTGCAATAA
- the holB gene encoding DNA polymerase III subunit delta': MRFSEVLGLSHIKNHLVTTVDNGRIAHAQLFVGPEGCGTLPMALCYAQYLLCQNSGGENQNGNAACNAKCDSLIHPDLHFAFPVANSDKVKSHAVSDLFLTEWRLFLKEEPYRNLFDWYRHVGIEKKQGQIGVDEANDIVKKLSLKSYEGGYKVLIIWMAEKMNTPAANKLLKLIEEPPDKTVLLLIAENEEQIINTIRSRCQVLHFPPLPAEVIAQALIKRGLTHEEAHTIAHEAQGNFNKALDLMNKDSEDLVFEKWFVQWVRSAFKAKGNKAAVHELILWSEEVSKTGREVQKKFLKYCLVAMEQALMLNYGAEELVFLKIHMDGFKLKKFAPFVHEKNIQNIMSELEDALYHVERNGNSKLIFTDLSIKLTRLLHVKAA, encoded by the coding sequence ATGCGGTTTTCAGAGGTTCTGGGTCTAAGCCATATCAAAAATCACCTGGTGACCACGGTCGATAATGGGCGCATTGCCCATGCACAATTGTTCGTAGGGCCCGAGGGTTGCGGCACCTTGCCCATGGCGTTATGCTATGCCCAATATCTATTGTGCCAAAATTCTGGGGGTGAGAACCAGAATGGCAATGCCGCTTGTAACGCCAAATGTGATTCATTGATACATCCTGACCTGCATTTTGCCTTCCCCGTGGCCAATTCTGACAAGGTCAAATCGCATGCCGTCAGTGATCTTTTTTTGACCGAATGGCGCCTATTTCTAAAAGAAGAGCCCTATAGAAACCTATTCGATTGGTACCGCCATGTGGGCATCGAAAAGAAACAAGGACAGATCGGGGTCGATGAGGCCAATGATATCGTCAAAAAGCTTTCATTGAAATCATATGAAGGGGGCTATAAAGTGCTCATCATTTGGATGGCCGAGAAGATGAACACCCCGGCCGCCAACAAACTCTTGAAACTCATAGAGGAACCTCCTGATAAAACAGTGCTCTTGCTCATTGCTGAAAACGAGGAGCAAATCATCAATACCATTCGTTCGCGTTGCCAAGTTTTGCATTTCCCCCCGTTGCCTGCAGAGGTCATCGCCCAAGCCCTCATCAAAAGGGGATTGACCCATGAGGAAGCCCATACCATTGCCCATGAGGCCCAGGGAAACTTCAACAAGGCTCTCGATCTGATGAACAAAGACTCAGAAGATCTTGTCTTCGAGAAATGGTTTGTACAGTGGGTGCGCAGTGCCTTTAAAGCCAAGGGCAACAAGGCTGCCGTTCATGAATTGATTTTATGGAGCGAAGAAGTTTCCAAAACCGGGCGAGAGGTACAAAAAAAGTTTTTGAAGTATTGCCTAGTTGCCATGGAACAGGCCTTGATGCTCAACTATGGTGCCGAAGAACTGGTGTTTTTGAAGATACATATGGACGGATTCAAACTAAAGAAATTCGCCCCCTTTGTTCATGAGAAGAACATTCAGAACATCATGTCAGAGCTTGAAGATGCGCTCTACCATGTCGAACGCAACGGTAATTCTAAACTCATCTTCACCGATCTTTCAATAAAACTGACCCGTCTTTTACATGTGAAAGCGGCCTAA
- the mnmG gene encoding tRNA uridine-5-carboxymethylaminomethyl(34) synthesis enzyme MnmG — MFEKEYDIIVVGGGHAGAEATAAAANMGSKTLLVTMNLQTIGQMSCNPAMGGIAKGQIVREIDALGGYSGIVTDRSAIQFKMLNKSKGPAMWSPRAQNDRMRFAEEWRLLLEQTPNADFYQEMVSEILVEGNKVVGVRTSLGIDIRAKAVVLTNGTFLNGLIHIGEKQFGGGRAGEKAATGITEQLVDFGFDSGRMKTGTPPRVDGRSLDYSKMTVQPGDENPERFSYLETPTLQRQRDCHMTRTSALVHDLLREGFDRSPMFNGRIKSIGPRYCPSIEDKIHRFADKDSHQIFVEPEGWNTVEVYVNGFSTSLPEDVQYRALKSVLGFENVKFFRPGYAIEYDYFPPTQLRHTLETKLIDNLYFAGQINGTTGYEEAASQGLMAGINAHLKIKGKESFILKRDEAYIGVLIDDLITKGTEEPYRMFTSRAEYRTLLRQDNADLRLTPRSFELGLATAERMKKMEKKKKKSQDFINFFKKTSFNPEEINPILEELNSATVKQSDKLFKVFSRPKVTMNHMLQLASVSSFVAENELQNDVLEQAEIQVKYSGYIEKEKLNADKLHRLEDVRIPENFDYAKLKSLSFEAREKLQAIRPVTIAQASRISGVSPADVSVLLVFLGR; from the coding sequence ATGTTTGAGAAAGAATACGATATAATTGTGGTTGGCGGTGGCCATGCGGGAGCTGAGGCAACTGCGGCGGCGGCCAATATGGGGTCCAAGACACTTTTGGTCACCATGAACCTACAGACCATAGGGCAGATGTCCTGTAATCCGGCCATGGGGGGCATAGCAAAAGGCCAGATCGTTCGGGAAATTGATGCGTTGGGAGGCTACAGTGGTATTGTTACTGACCGTTCGGCCATTCAATTTAAGATGCTGAACAAATCTAAGGGTCCGGCGATGTGGAGTCCGCGTGCGCAGAACGACCGTATGCGTTTTGCGGAAGAATGGCGGTTGCTATTGGAGCAGACCCCGAATGCCGATTTCTACCAAGAAATGGTGTCAGAGATCTTGGTGGAAGGGAACAAGGTGGTCGGTGTGCGCACCTCATTGGGCATTGACATTCGCGCCAAGGCCGTGGTCTTGACCAACGGTACCTTTCTCAACGGATTGATACATATTGGGGAAAAGCAGTTTGGAGGTGGCCGTGCGGGCGAAAAGGCCGCTACGGGCATTACTGAACAGCTGGTCGATTTCGGTTTCGATAGCGGGCGAATGAAAACCGGAACCCCGCCCAGGGTAGATGGCCGTTCACTTGACTATTCGAAGATGACTGTGCAGCCCGGTGATGAAAATCCTGAGCGGTTCTCCTATTTAGAGACCCCGACATTGCAGAGACAACGCGATTGCCATATGACCCGCACCAGCGCATTGGTGCACGATCTTCTGCGTGAAGGCTTCGACCGCTCCCCTATGTTCAATGGTAGGATCAAAAGTATCGGTCCGCGGTATTGCCCATCGATCGAAGATAAGATCCATCGTTTTGCTGATAAAGATTCCCATCAGATATTCGTAGAGCCGGAGGGATGGAACACGGTAGAGGTATATGTAAACGGCTTCTCTACCTCGCTTCCGGAAGACGTACAATATCGCGCCTTAAAATCGGTTTTGGGATTTGAGAACGTGAAGTTCTTTAGACCTGGATATGCCATCGAGTATGATTATTTTCCGCCTACCCAATTACGGCACACGCTCGAAACAAAGCTCATTGACAATTTGTATTTTGCGGGGCAGATCAATGGTACAACGGGCTATGAAGAGGCGGCCTCGCAGGGCCTTATGGCGGGCATCAATGCACACCTTAAGATCAAAGGCAAAGAATCGTTTATTTTAAAGAGAGACGAGGCCTATATCGGGGTATTGATCGATGATTTAATTACGAAAGGCACAGAAGAGCCCTATCGCATGTTTACCTCACGGGCAGAGTACCGAACCCTATTGCGGCAAGACAATGCAGATTTGCGCTTGACCCCTAGAAGTTTTGAATTGGGTTTGGCCACAGCGGAAAGAATGAAAAAAATGGAGAAAAAAAAGAAAAAGTCACAAGATTTTATCAATTTCTTCAAAAAAACGAGCTTCAATCCTGAAGAAATAAATCCGATTTTAGAAGAATTGAATTCCGCGACCGTCAAACAATCAGATAAATTGTTCAAGGTTTTTTCACGGCCGAAAGTGACCATGAACCATATGCTACAATTAGCATCAGTCTCTTCTTTTGTGGCGGAGAACGAATTGCAGAACGATGTACTTGAGCAAGCAGAGATTCAGGTGAAGTATTCAGGCTATATCGAAAAGGAAAAATTAAATGCGGATAAGTTGCATAGATTGGAGGATGTTCGCATCCCTGAAAACTTTGATTATGCCAAATTAAAGTCCCTTTCTTTTGAAGCTAGGGAAAAACTGCAGGCCATACGGCCAGTTACGATTGCCCAGGCTTCCCGTATCAGCGGGGTTTCGCCCGCCGATGTCAGTGTCTTACTGGTATTTCTCGGTCGATAG
- a CDS encoding alkane 1-monooxygenase produces MDDWKDLRYLAAFTIPLSAVISLYFKGPWSYFTPFYAFVLIPVMEVLLPQDASNLDGEARKEKEKSQFFDWLLYLNLPIVYGLLAYLLWDVFHHSYAPYELVGLCLSLGVVLGVNGINVGHELGHRQQTAERFLGKALLLPSFYMHFYIEHNFGHHAHAATAEDPATAKYNQSVFSFWFTSVTRQYANALKIQQKLLQNAGKGFFSIQNDMLWYLIFQLGYLAVIFALFGATGLWFALGAGVVGFLLLETVNYIEHYGLMRKKLPSGRYERVRECHSWNSNHVIGRIVLYELTRHSDHHYKSAKKYQVLECHDTSPQMPYGYPTSMVLSLVPPLWFAIMNPRIPKEMKPDADSLSLA; encoded by the coding sequence ATGGATGATTGGAAAGATTTGCGCTACCTAGCGGCCTTCACCATACCCCTCTCGGCGGTAATCAGCCTCTATTTCAAGGGACCGTGGAGCTATTTCACACCATTTTATGCCTTTGTGCTGATCCCGGTCATGGAAGTGTTGCTGCCCCAAGATGCCAGTAACCTCGACGGCGAGGCGCGTAAAGAAAAGGAAAAGAGCCAATTTTTTGACTGGTTGCTCTATCTCAATCTGCCCATCGTGTACGGATTGTTGGCCTACCTGCTTTGGGATGTTTTTCATCATTCGTATGCCCCTTACGAGCTGGTCGGGCTTTGCCTTTCACTGGGCGTTGTTCTGGGTGTCAACGGCATCAATGTGGGTCATGAACTGGGGCACCGCCAACAGACCGCTGAACGTTTTCTGGGGAAAGCCCTGCTCTTGCCCTCGTTCTATATGCACTTCTATATCGAACACAATTTTGGGCACCACGCCCATGCGGCCACTGCCGAAGACCCTGCCACCGCAAAATACAACCAATCGGTATTTTCTTTTTGGTTCACATCGGTGACGCGGCAATATGCCAACGCCCTAAAAATTCAACAAAAGCTCTTGCAAAATGCCGGTAAAGGGTTTTTCTCGATCCAGAACGATATGCTCTGGTACCTTATTTTTCAATTGGGCTATCTCGCCGTTATATTTGCTCTTTTCGGCGCTACCGGACTTTGGTTTGCCCTGGGGGCGGGAGTAGTCGGATTTCTGCTGTTGGAGACCGTGAACTATATCGAGCATTACGGACTCATGCGCAAAAAGCTGCCCTCTGGGCGCTACGAACGGGTACGGGAATGCCATTCGTGGAACAGCAACCATGTCATCGGCCGTATCGTGCTCTATGAGCTGACCCGTCACAGCGACCACCACTACAAATCGGCCAAAAAATACCAGGTGCTGGAATGTCACGATACCTCGCCCCAAATGCCCTATGGTTACCCGACCAGTATGGTGCTTTCGTTGGTGCCCCCGTTGTGGTTCGCCATTATGAATCCGCGTATTCCCAAAGAGATGAAACCCGATGCCGATTCGCTTTCGCTGGCCTGA